A genome region from Schlesneria paludicola DSM 18645 includes the following:
- a CDS encoding AAA family ATPase has protein sequence MRNGSATSEDSNARAASRLGRACKRLSDVPGKPLEWIWEGLIPRGKLTLITGEPGIGKSLFALQVVSMVTRGGRDPFRSAGVNGDEAVRSSEAQRTNPGDVLIFSADDDPADTLRPRLEAADADLTRVILLSPELSMEDEARADGRDIAGDAPLTRLETVMESLAEEGVTPQLIVLDPIDAFLNPIRRRSDRAMVVARLVALAARSGAAIIVIANSTSSRIGRAGYRQNTIGNQELANSARAVLMVAQDLENDHRRLVLPVKLNLGANRPGLAFVIEGNAVTWNGDPIALTGDEYVTQANERLKSPLVREECSELDRVTHFLKHQLSEGYKPSVEVRMAAAENYIAYSTLRRAFRRLGCRTTKLGAGAWYWWLPGVECGSHSQTSDTS, from the coding sequence ATGCGGAATGGCTCCGCGACCTCCGAAGACTCCAACGCTCGTGCTGCGAGCCGTCTGGGGCGTGCCTGCAAGAGACTCAGCGATGTCCCTGGTAAGCCGCTGGAGTGGATCTGGGAGGGGCTTATTCCTCGCGGAAAACTGACACTCATCACCGGCGAACCGGGGATCGGGAAAAGCCTGTTCGCTCTGCAAGTCGTATCAATGGTGACTCGCGGCGGACGTGATCCCTTCCGTTCCGCGGGCGTCAACGGTGACGAGGCCGTTCGCAGCTCCGAAGCCCAAAGAACGAATCCAGGTGACGTCCTGATATTCTCCGCGGATGATGACCCGGCGGATACCCTCCGGCCTCGACTGGAAGCGGCAGACGCGGATCTGACACGGGTCATCCTCTTGTCTCCGGAACTGTCGATGGAAGACGAAGCAAGAGCGGACGGGCGGGACATCGCAGGGGATGCCCCGCTCACGCGCCTGGAAACGGTGATGGAGAGTCTTGCGGAAGAGGGGGTTACGCCACAGCTCATTGTCCTCGACCCGATCGATGCCTTTCTGAATCCGATTCGCCGACGCAGTGACCGCGCAATGGTGGTGGCCCGACTGGTGGCACTGGCCGCTCGGTCTGGCGCGGCGATCATCGTGATTGCCAATTCCACATCGTCCCGGATTGGCCGGGCGGGTTACCGGCAAAACACGATCGGCAATCAAGAACTGGCGAACTCCGCTCGAGCCGTGCTGATGGTAGCGCAGGATCTGGAGAATGATCACCGAAGACTCGTGCTGCCGGTCAAACTGAATCTGGGGGCGAATCGGCCGGGTCTGGCGTTTGTGATCGAAGGGAATGCCGTGACATGGAACGGGGATCCGATTGCGCTGACCGGAGATGAATACGTCACTCAGGCAAACGAACGACTGAAAAGCCCCCTGGTTCGAGAAGAGTGCAGCGAGCTCGATCGCGTGACACACTTTCTAAAACACCAACTCAGCGAAGGCTATAAGCCCTCGGTTGAGGTGCGGATGGCCGCCGCGGAGAATTACATTGCCTACTCCACGCTGCGTCGGGCGTTTCGCAGACTGGGCTGTCGAACTACCAAGTTGGGTGCCGGCGCCTGGTATTGGTGGCTGCCCGGAGTGGAATGCGGTTCCCATTCGCAGACATCCGATACGAGCTAG
- a CDS encoding D-hexose-6-phosphate mutarotase: MVRAFEVAELNQRFEIPGIAKIVTGQGELTKVMVTSPHAQGEIYLHGAHVTSWKPAGNEDVLFVSDKSQWTDSRPIRGGVPICFPWFSNKQDDANAPLHGFARITTWQLESIVQNDDAVTVSLLIESDDATKKWWPADFRLNYRVTFGSSLVLEMEVSNTGTNAIRFEEALHTYYRVGNVEMVRLEGLAGVQYLDKVDEKRQKTQAGTIAIVSETDRVYLNTDATVNLKDPTLHREIKVTKENSMTTVIWNPWIQKAKAMADFGDEEWPQMVCIETCNVADSAVDLAPGQQHRMRALVSLSK, from the coding sequence ATGGTGCGCGCATTCGAAGTGGCAGAGCTCAATCAGCGATTCGAAATCCCCGGGATTGCCAAGATCGTCACGGGGCAGGGCGAACTGACAAAGGTCATGGTCACATCGCCGCACGCCCAAGGCGAGATCTACCTGCACGGCGCGCATGTGACGTCGTGGAAGCCCGCAGGGAATGAAGACGTACTCTTCGTCAGCGACAAATCGCAGTGGACGGACAGCCGTCCCATTCGCGGCGGTGTCCCGATTTGCTTCCCTTGGTTCTCCAACAAACAGGACGATGCCAACGCACCGCTGCATGGGTTCGCTCGGATCACCACATGGCAGCTCGAATCCATCGTCCAAAACGATGACGCCGTGACGGTCAGCCTGTTGATCGAAAGCGATGATGCCACCAAGAAGTGGTGGCCAGCCGACTTTCGCCTGAACTACCGAGTCACGTTCGGTTCCAGTCTGGTTCTGGAGATGGAGGTTTCGAACACAGGAACAAACGCCATCCGTTTCGAAGAAGCGTTGCACACTTATTATCGCGTTGGGAACGTCGAAATGGTGCGGCTCGAAGGCTTGGCCGGCGTTCAATACCTCGACAAGGTCGATGAGAAGCGACAGAAAACGCAAGCCGGCACGATCGCGATCGTCTCCGAAACCGATCGCGTGTACCTCAACACCGACGCGACAGTGAATCTCAAAGATCCCACTCTGCACCGTGAGATTAAGGTCACCAAGGAGAACTCGATGACCACCGTGATCTGGAATCCCTGGATTCAGAAAGCCAAGGCGATGGCAGATTTCGGTGACGAAGAATGGCCTCAGATGGTCTGCATCGAAACCTGTAACGTCGCAGACTCGGCGGTCGATCTCGCTCCTGGCCAACAACACCGAATGCGCGCCCTCGTGAGTCTCTCGAAATAA
- a CDS encoding beta strand repeat-containing protein: protein MQRLKLGLLCLSWICLAGAVSAQTAVDPTGVSGIASTSGTATVQQDVSGGGVLNGTYFDIRHVIGDGVGYQNSYSQIGAFTPFWFEEDTIIAPNARLIVTNSTQTGVNAGLVARRYVNGLDRLFGVYGYYDNDQDSRNFRYEQFTIGAETLGTWWDLRANGYIVGGNNDHFINQLGVSGNPYYVGNNIDFLGKQLRDQAMGGADIEAGIPLTPATPWLRGYSGAYGYRVGSGTTIGYRGRIEATVSNDLTLGVVVSQDSIYGTNVNGTIDFKFSGYQPTRYFPNMSTRQRMLNSVQRNWRIATRTYVQDVNVAAINPETNKPYFVAHVDNSNPNPGDGTIENPYHNLTSAPQADIILVHLGNATTAANSVTGSAVLTNNQRLLGDGVLSTVNLFAHYGNETISGIFNLPGTSNSGNFAYVKNPAGNAVTLANYNEVAGLNLIGSSGSAITNTASGSHNFNLHDLEIANNGGKGIGLTSASGIGIISNINTGTTNHANPLGLGNNTGGGIVMSTGGPGLNLALQNVFMNANPVGSQAVGVSLAANLGSLNVNMNNVFTNGNTTGIFLSESSQLLTANMNLVRSNNNAGVGVKVQGTGGEITINANNIAAMNNGLDNLQLGTKAAPIVTSTVKVALNDANFNGSTSGSGIVLSQSGGTGALYLPGTSSVGNAVDGLGIYGSNNSVQNVSVINGQFMGNGQDAFHVEGVSGALVNLFVDPTNASGSGRDGLFYSMGTDSTLNATFLNNSLDNSNRSAVYGVLANGATANLYFDGTTGSRSGADGFYLDATNGSTATINVLHGTFAGSNRLGGGGSAININSDRSTIGLLTNMTQANNFLPGAATIGNQEYGLKLNLQNSSVFSGAIQNGNLSDNVVNAINVTVANTSDAVLSIYNTPSVRSGGDGFVANVTDNSTLTTNFRLSDLNNSGLNGVKLNVANNSRIDTTFDASNINNSGADGINATVTGTNSVATVTLTNGSTVNNSGGNGLNFNVDAGMLNVTAQSSSFSNSGLNGVLGTVTNTGLAGLDFSNTAVNSNGDNGVFVTANNGGIIQATFGIQSISNNGLNTNGDGIRLDLDGSAAIGNLMSFLQVINGASVSGNGNDGISILAQNGTDFRGIFGTNLATTPVPTSRVSILNNGAASPILGQNRAGVDVIASNSNVRLDFAGVTIGNTSAGGTQQVGFISDANTTANLTTNFTSTDLTNNAANAINSNVDSGSIMNMSLVTTTGNNSGNTGAVFNVTGGSTLNVDSFRVDSGGSMVSGGSSFSNNGGGGLLVSTDGTGSVSTFMLDQIQLNNNGGSFGGQGLLSFVTGGAKFNALIRDASSLSNNANQGLQVIADGAGTLVSMHVEESDVNNNGSEGLLISASNQAEVNYRSVNTNYNGNGFNGGLSGVSLTAVDNSTLRTLFNGGNANGNAGNGFTLDAQTGSIMTTSLNATSASNNGGYGLSASATGAATQFNLIMTGANTFTGNAQGPLSPLAFSNIDQAAIILSGTFNGSPTDGIRVDMTDVNNALVAVLPGGTINSSTLNGINVNMKNVGTGSVLVNGVTSINGSGQNGIRIAMDNVAQGAIGIQGPMTINNSGANAIDIRLTNGTQLVDNLTFGTANLSVLTMASDLASPLSALPAPVSLTFNDLGLVSPVALGISGVTANTSGASGINILADGLGAASSIQTLAINNNVIIGASGNVANTGDGIHFDLTKTPVTSLFLNSNQIGGAKNNGVNFDLNKSPIGTVNIAHNNIGLVNFASQAVGDNLPIILSGFNSNTLPAQDDEPSALASIGFSPNFFGTTYSDLWVNNNGNVTFNAALPDFTPFSLLTTATPMIAPFFADVDTRSGNPVTYGTGTVAGHAAFGVNWLGVEHYNGANSAPPVNTFQLVMIDRSDIAPGDFDFEFNYQSVLWESGLASGGDANGLGGSSARVGYSNGTNTSLELAGSAVNGALLDGGPAATSLIQNSLNSAHNGRYVFFVRDGLVNGPSPNGGDGIRLNATNGSDITTLNVVGNEIANAGKNGIEILQSASTIGSSASPISFTQNNIHNNAGDGIRLVNPTNGGALIAATFDRNTISANTGAGVNLTLVNGAQDLNASFTSNNISGNTGGAGVNIQLAANHSMTGGFDTNTISSNGAQGVNFVTGVDGKINSDFTNNVINGNGSDGIKISLATGAQYTGSSFYGNTIGTVASRNGGMGINLDAQNSNSADATAYLLNLGDATKAANLITGNTGAGVGITSTGQTIGTLNIANTTISNTTAGAGINFTGEGLRVNQSGTSTLTGSISNSTFTNNAADGAMFNVTGNDVGLFASLNNFTIDQSTFSSNAGNGLEFFRTADGEINNVTIANSVFNTNTQNGLVVRAANKFNGQTDTYTITNNDMSSNTGNGVFYDERADARIRADMTLNTINNNGGNGIQLVEQVNTASDLRRLSGTWTQNIITGNTGNGIAINGATLNLMIGDLNNYSDGNVISNNKLNGVEVTGAGSLSIGSNMIQGNGTLANLGTASENAGIMLNVAPVSNITVSHNVVSDNFGDGLQYGIRTAFDGGHGTLSIENSNFITNNSGRGIDIINRASNDVDINIDHNFVSANKLEGIYIVNTSSADQNQFSSSTTALLADGNSLSDPRMRLRIANGNQIIGNGLNSGLSGTGLVIRVGTSDGSNSYTDNGGFATTGADLTQDSSWATFLTTVSMTRGGIGAQIDSNTLGGNFGNDVLFHSFVSTTTPLATTQGTWTDTEQTITGVYQSDPLSRFDLYYRNNTTDVGALDSWGTDTGAYSVAPPNPALAAFFNDSDGVFKSRLNTITPLTNAGPFTTADRIRNATRQAAFPAGTAPNDGSNTLGFLYPGIGASTWRLDNTSDAAIQAQGGYFLNSGLQQTTYDWGSF, encoded by the coding sequence ATGCAACGCCTGAAACTTGGTCTCCTGTGCCTCTCGTGGATTTGCTTAGCCGGCGCTGTCTCCGCGCAAACGGCGGTGGACCCGACGGGTGTTAGTGGCATCGCCTCAACGAGCGGTACCGCAACCGTGCAACAAGATGTAAGCGGGGGAGGGGTTCTAAATGGAACCTACTTCGATATCCGCCACGTCATTGGTGACGGAGTCGGTTATCAAAACAGTTACAGCCAGATTGGCGCGTTTACGCCGTTCTGGTTTGAGGAAGACACGATCATCGCGCCCAACGCGCGGTTGATCGTGACCAACAGCACTCAGACAGGCGTGAATGCCGGTTTGGTTGCTAGGCGTTACGTCAACGGCCTGGATCGCCTGTTCGGCGTCTACGGCTACTACGACAACGATCAGGACTCACGTAACTTTCGTTACGAACAGTTCACGATCGGTGCGGAAACCCTGGGCACCTGGTGGGATCTGCGAGCCAACGGCTACATCGTCGGTGGCAACAATGATCACTTCATCAACCAGTTGGGGGTCAGCGGTAACCCCTACTATGTCGGCAACAATATCGACTTCCTCGGCAAGCAGCTTCGCGATCAGGCGATGGGCGGGGCTGACATCGAAGCGGGGATCCCTCTAACTCCTGCCACTCCATGGCTGCGAGGATACTCGGGTGCCTACGGATATCGCGTCGGCAGTGGCACGACAATCGGGTATCGCGGACGCATCGAAGCCACCGTCAGCAACGACCTGACGCTGGGTGTGGTTGTCTCGCAGGATTCGATCTACGGAACGAACGTCAACGGAACCATCGACTTCAAGTTCTCGGGTTACCAGCCAACACGGTACTTCCCAAACATGTCGACACGTCAGCGGATGCTGAACTCGGTCCAGCGAAACTGGCGTATCGCGACTCGCACCTACGTTCAAGATGTGAACGTCGCGGCGATCAATCCTGAAACGAACAAGCCCTATTTCGTCGCACACGTTGACAACAGCAACCCCAACCCCGGCGATGGGACCATCGAGAACCCCTACCACAACCTGACGTCGGCACCTCAAGCCGACATCATTCTGGTTCACCTGGGCAACGCGACAACAGCCGCCAATTCGGTGACGGGTTCGGCCGTGTTGACCAACAACCAGCGACTGCTGGGTGATGGTGTGCTTTCCACCGTCAATCTGTTCGCACACTACGGAAACGAAACGATCAGCGGAATCTTCAACCTGCCCGGGACCAGCAACAGCGGCAACTTTGCCTATGTCAAAAACCCCGCCGGCAACGCAGTCACGCTGGCAAATTACAACGAAGTCGCCGGTTTGAATCTGATCGGTTCTTCGGGAAGTGCCATCACGAACACGGCATCGGGTTCGCACAACTTCAACCTGCATGACCTGGAAATCGCCAACAACGGCGGCAAGGGCATTGGCCTGACCAGCGCGTCAGGTATCGGAATTATCAGCAACATCAATACGGGCACGACGAACCACGCCAATCCGCTTGGCTTGGGCAACAATACCGGTGGCGGGATCGTGATGAGCACGGGCGGTCCCGGGCTCAATCTGGCTCTCCAGAACGTCTTCATGAATGCGAATCCTGTGGGATCGCAGGCCGTGGGTGTTTCGTTGGCAGCCAACCTTGGCTCACTGAACGTGAACATGAACAACGTCTTCACGAATGGAAACACCACCGGTATCTTCTTGAGCGAAAGCAGCCAACTGCTGACCGCGAACATGAATCTCGTTCGCTCCAACAACAACGCTGGAGTCGGTGTGAAGGTTCAAGGCACCGGCGGCGAGATCACCATCAACGCGAACAACATCGCGGCAATGAACAACGGGCTGGACAACCTGCAGCTCGGCACCAAGGCGGCCCCCATCGTCACCTCGACCGTCAAGGTCGCTCTGAACGACGCGAACTTCAACGGCAGCACCAGCGGGTCGGGGATCGTGTTGAGTCAATCGGGTGGCACGGGAGCTCTCTATCTGCCTGGCACCAGCTCAGTCGGAAACGCCGTGGATGGCCTAGGTATCTATGGTTCGAACAACTCCGTTCAGAATGTGTCTGTCATCAACGGTCAGTTCATGGGCAACGGTCAAGATGCCTTCCATGTGGAAGGGGTCAGTGGTGCGTTGGTCAATCTGTTTGTCGACCCGACGAACGCGTCGGGCAGCGGACGCGACGGTCTGTTCTACTCAATGGGAACCGACTCGACCCTCAATGCCACGTTCCTCAACAATTCGCTCGACAACAGCAACCGCAGTGCGGTCTATGGAGTGCTGGCGAATGGCGCCACGGCGAACCTGTATTTCGACGGGACGACCGGTTCTCGCTCAGGTGCAGACGGATTCTATCTTGACGCCACAAACGGTTCGACGGCCACCATCAACGTCCTTCACGGGACATTCGCGGGCAGCAATCGCCTGGGCGGTGGTGGAAGCGCGATCAACATCAACTCGGACCGTTCGACGATTGGCCTGTTGACCAATATGACCCAGGCCAACAACTTCTTGCCAGGTGCCGCAACGATCGGCAACCAGGAATACGGTCTAAAGCTCAATCTCCAGAACTCCAGCGTGTTCTCTGGCGCCATTCAGAACGGCAATCTGTCCGACAACGTCGTGAATGCGATCAATGTGACTGTCGCCAATACGTCCGATGCCGTCCTCAGCATCTACAACACGCCAAGTGTTCGTAGTGGAGGCGACGGATTTGTCGCCAACGTGACTGACAATTCCACACTGACCACCAACTTCCGTCTGAGCGACCTGAACAACAGCGGACTCAACGGGGTGAAGCTCAATGTCGCGAACAACAGTCGAATCGACACGACCTTCGATGCCAGCAACATCAATAACAGTGGCGCTGACGGTATTAATGCGACGGTGACTGGTACGAACTCTGTCGCCACAGTGACGCTGACGAATGGTAGCACCGTCAACAACAGTGGCGGGAACGGTTTGAATTTCAATGTCGACGCCGGCATGTTGAATGTCACCGCTCAGTCTTCGTCCTTCAGCAACAGCGGCCTGAACGGTGTGCTCGGAACGGTCACCAATACCGGTCTCGCGGGGCTTGATTTCTCGAATACCGCAGTCAATAGCAACGGCGACAACGGTGTGTTCGTCACGGCTAACAACGGCGGCATCATCCAGGCCACGTTCGGAATTCAGTCGATTTCGAACAACGGCTTGAACACCAATGGAGACGGTATTCGCCTCGATCTCGATGGTTCGGCCGCAATCGGCAATCTGATGAGCTTCTTGCAAGTCATCAACGGTGCCTCGGTCAGCGGCAACGGAAATGACGGGATCTCGATCCTCGCCCAGAACGGAACGGACTTCCGGGGAATCTTCGGCACAAATTTGGCCACGACTCCCGTTCCAACCAGCCGAGTCTCCATTCTCAACAACGGAGCGGCCTCGCCAATCCTCGGTCAGAATCGAGCCGGTGTCGACGTTATCGCCTCGAACTCCAACGTGCGACTCGACTTTGCAGGTGTGACGATCGGCAACACATCCGCGGGTGGAACACAGCAGGTTGGATTCATCTCTGACGCCAACACGACCGCCAATCTCACGACAAACTTCACGAGTACCGACCTGACCAACAACGCGGCCAACGCGATCAACTCCAACGTTGATTCGGGTTCCATCATGAATATGTCGCTTGTCACCACGACCGGCAACAACAGCGGCAACACCGGCGCCGTGTTTAACGTCACAGGCGGCAGCACCTTGAACGTTGACAGCTTCCGAGTCGACTCCGGCGGGTCGATGGTCAGTGGAGGATCAAGCTTCTCGAACAATGGTGGCGGCGGTTTGCTGGTCAGTACCGACGGGACCGGAAGTGTCTCGACCTTCATGCTCGACCAGATTCAACTGAACAACAACGGTGGCAGCTTCGGTGGCCAGGGCCTGTTGTCATTCGTCACGGGCGGAGCCAAATTCAACGCGTTGATCCGGGATGCCTCGTCGCTCTCGAACAATGCGAATCAGGGTCTCCAAGTCATCGCCGACGGTGCCGGGACGCTCGTCAGCATGCATGTCGAGGAATCGGACGTCAACAACAACGGCAGTGAAGGTCTGTTGATCTCGGCTTCAAACCAGGCGGAAGTCAACTATCGCTCGGTCAACACCAACTACAACGGAAATGGCTTCAACGGTGGCCTGAGCGGAGTCAGTCTCACGGCCGTTGACAATTCAACCCTCCGAACGCTGTTCAATGGAGGCAACGCCAATGGGAATGCCGGAAATGGCTTCACACTTGATGCTCAGACAGGGTCGATCATGACCACGTCGCTCAATGCGACGTCAGCATCGAACAACGGCGGCTATGGCCTGAGTGCCTCGGCAACGGGTGCCGCAACACAATTCAACTTGATCATGACCGGCGCGAACACCTTCACGGGGAATGCGCAAGGGCCTCTCAGCCCCCTGGCATTCTCGAACATCGATCAGGCCGCGATCATCCTTTCGGGGACCTTCAATGGCAGCCCGACCGATGGAATCCGAGTTGACATGACCGATGTCAACAATGCCCTGGTTGCAGTGCTGCCAGGCGGCACGATCAACTCGAGTACACTGAACGGCATCAATGTCAACATGAAGAACGTCGGCACGGGTTCAGTTCTGGTTAATGGAGTCACATCCATCAACGGCAGTGGCCAGAACGGAATTCGGATCGCGATGGACAACGTCGCACAAGGTGCCATCGGAATTCAAGGTCCGATGACCATCAATAACAGTGGTGCCAATGCCATCGACATCCGGCTGACCAACGGAACGCAATTGGTCGACAACTTGACGTTCGGAACGGCAAATTTGAGCGTGCTGACGATGGCGAGCGACCTCGCTTCGCCGCTGAGTGCATTGCCGGCTCCAGTATCGCTCACATTCAACGACCTTGGCCTTGTTTCACCCGTCGCGTTGGGAATCAGTGGGGTCACCGCCAACACCAGCGGTGCGTCCGGGATCAACATCCTTGCCGATGGGTTGGGTGCTGCGTCATCCATTCAAACTCTCGCGATCAACAACAACGTGATCATTGGAGCGAGTGGCAACGTCGCCAATACGGGCGACGGAATTCACTTCGACTTGACGAAGACACCCGTCACGTCGCTGTTCTTGAACAGCAATCAAATCGGGGGTGCGAAGAACAATGGTGTGAACTTCGATTTGAACAAATCACCAATCGGCACGGTCAATATCGCCCACAACAATATCGGCCTGGTCAATTTCGCCAGTCAGGCAGTGGGCGACAACCTTCCAATCATCCTTTCAGGCTTCAACAGCAACACACTGCCAGCACAGGATGATGAACCTTCGGCCCTGGCTTCAATCGGATTCTCACCAAACTTCTTCGGCACAACGTATAGCGACCTCTGGGTCAACAACAATGGCAACGTGACGTTTAACGCGGCCTTGCCAGACTTCACACCGTTCAGCCTGCTGACGACCGCAACGCCGATGATCGCTCCATTCTTCGCCGACGTCGACACGCGGTCCGGAAACCCCGTCACCTACGGTACGGGAACAGTCGCAGGGCACGCCGCCTTCGGCGTCAACTGGCTGGGAGTTGAACATTACAACGGTGCCAACTCGGCACCACCGGTGAATACGTTCCAACTGGTCATGATCGACCGGTCGGATATCGCTCCGGGTGACTTCGATTTCGAATTCAATTACCAGAGTGTCCTTTGGGAATCCGGCCTGGCCAGCGGCGGCGACGCCAACGGTCTGGGTGGAAGCTCGGCTCGCGTCGGTTACTCAAACGGTACCAACACATCCCTTGAACTGGCAGGCTCGGCAGTCAACGGTGCCCTACTCGATGGTGGCCCCGCTGCGACATCACTGATCCAGAACAGTTTGAACAGTGCCCACAACGGTCGCTATGTGTTCTTCGTTCGTGATGGCTTGGTCAACGGGCCTTCGCCAAACGGTGGTGACGGAATCCGCTTGAATGCGACCAACGGTTCAGACATCACAACTCTGAATGTGGTCGGCAACGAAATTGCAAACGCAGGCAAGAACGGGATCGAGATCCTGCAATCGGCCTCGACCATTGGTTCAAGTGCCTCGCCGATCTCGTTCACTCAGAACAACATCCACAACAACGCGGGTGACGGGATTCGTCTGGTCAATCCCACAAACGGCGGGGCTTTGATCGCGGCCACATTCGATCGCAACACGATCTCGGCCAACACGGGTGCAGGGGTCAACTTGACGCTCGTCAACGGCGCTCAAGACCTGAACGCCAGCTTTACCTCAAACAACATCAGTGGCAACACCGGTGGAGCAGGGGTAAACATCCAACTTGCCGCCAATCACAGTATGACGGGTGGATTCGACACGAACACGATCAGCAGCAACGGAGCCCAAGGCGTTAACTTCGTGACTGGCGTCGATGGGAAAATCAACAGCGACTTTACCAATAACGTGATCAACGGAAACGGTTCTGACGGAATTAAGATTTCACTTGCCACAGGGGCACAATACACAGGCTCATCGTTCTACGGCAACACGATTGGAACCGTGGCCTCTCGTAACGGAGGAATGGGCATTAACCTTGACGCTCAGAACTCGAATTCTGCAGACGCGACGGCCTACCTCTTGAATCTGGGTGATGCGACAAAGGCCGCAAACCTGATCACTGGCAACACTGGCGCAGGCGTGGGAATCACGAGCACCGGTCAGACGATTGGTACGTTGAATATCGCAAACACAACGATTAGCAATACGACCGCTGGTGCGGGCATCAACTTCACCGGTGAAGGCCTGCGAGTCAATCAATCAGGGACCTCCACTCTGACAGGCAGCATCTCGAACTCGACCTTCACAAACAACGCAGCAGACGGTGCGATGTTCAATGTGACGGGCAACGATGTCGGACTGTTCGCCTCTCTGAACAATTTCACCATCGATCAAAGCACATTCAGCTCGAATGCGGGCAACGGATTAGAGTTCTTCCGCACTGCGGACGGTGAAATCAACAATGTGACAATCGCAAACAGCGTCTTCAACACCAATACGCAAAACGGTCTGGTAGTTCGTGCCGCCAACAAGTTCAATGGCCAAACGGATACGTATACCATCACCAACAACGACATGTCATCGAACACGGGTAACGGTGTCTTCTATGACGAACGAGCCGATGCTCGTATTCGGGCTGACATGACGCTGAACACAATTAACAACAACGGAGGGAACGGTATCCAACTCGTCGAGCAAGTGAATACTGCATCTGACCTTCGACGGCTGTCCGGAACTTGGACCCAAAACATCATCACGGGCAACACAGGCAACGGTATCGCAATCAACGGTGCAACGCTCAACCTGATGATCGGGGATCTCAACAACTACAGTGACGGGAACGTGATCTCCAACAACAAGCTGAATGGTGTTGAAGTGACGGGTGCCGGATCACTCTCAATCGGCAGCAACATGATCCAAGGAAACGGAACACTCGCAAACCTCGGAACTGCGAGCGAGAACGCGGGTATCATGTTGAATGTCGCACCCGTCAGTAACATTACCGTATCGCACAACGTTGTGTCAGATAACTTCGGTGATGGACTCCAATACGGAATCCGCACCGCGTTTGATGGAGGCCACGGCACACTCTCAATTGAGAACAGCAACTTTATCACCAACAACTCAGGTCGCGGGATTGACATCATCAACCGTGCCAGTAACGACGTCGACATCAACATTGATCACAACTTCGTGTCTGCCAATAAGCTCGAAGGGATTTACATTGTCAACACCTCGTCGGCTGACCAGAATCAGTTCTCATCGAGTACGACGGCCCTGCTTGCTGACGGCAACAGTTTGTCCGATCCTAGAATGCGACTCCGCATTGCCAACGGAAACCAGATCATTGGAAACGGACTTAACAGTGGCTTGAGCGGCACGGGTCTCGTGATCCGTGTAGGAACGAGTGATGGTTCGAATTCTTACACGGACAATGGAGGATTCGCCACCACTGGAGCAGACCTTACGCAGGATTCCAGTTGGGCGACCTTCCTGACCACCGTGTCCATGACTCGTGGCGGGATCGGAGCTCAAATTGACTCGAACACGCTCGGTGGAAACTTTGGTAACGACGTCTTGTTCCACTCGTTCGTCTCCACGACGACTCCTCTCGCAACCACGCAGGGAACATGGACCGACACCGAGCAGACAATTACAGGCGTCTATCAAAGTGACCCACTTTCACGGTTCGATCTGTACTACCGAAACAACACGACCGATGTTGGGGCACTGGACAGTTGGGGTACTGACACAGGTGCCTACTCCGTCGCTCCTCCGAACCCGGCTTTGGCGGCCTTCTTCAACGATTCTGATGGCGTGTTCAAGTCGCGTTTGAATACCATCACGCCACTCACGAACGCAGGACCATTTACCACGGCAGATCGTATTCGCAACGCAACGCGGCAGGCCGCGTTCCCAGCGGGAACAGCTCCTAATGACGGTTCGAATACGCTGGGCTTCCTGTATCCAGGTATCGGGGCCAGCACATGGCGATTGGACAATACGAGCGATGCAGCGATCCAGGCCCAGGGCGGTTACTTCCTGAATTCTGGATTGCAACAAACCACCTATGATTGGGGTTCGTTCTGA
- a CDS encoding polyhydroxyalkanoic acid system family protein, protein MMSQTIVVNVPHQLGKAEAKRRIQEGFAAVKFSDLPAMLSFEKHWEGDLFHIEASGLGQKISAMLEILDDSVKINIEIPSLLGALAEIIKSAVTKETVKALGHSK, encoded by the coding sequence ATGATGAGCCAGACTATTGTCGTGAACGTGCCGCATCAGTTGGGCAAGGCTGAAGCCAAGCGGAGAATTCAGGAGGGCTTTGCCGCGGTCAAATTCAGTGATCTGCCGGCCATGCTTTCGTTCGAAAAGCACTGGGAGGGAGACCTGTTTCATATCGAGGCGAGCGGTCTTGGGCAGAAGATCTCGGCCATGCTCGAGATTCTTGACGATTCCGTGAAAATCAATATCGAGATTCCCAGCTTGCTGGGGGCACTTGCAGAAATCATCAAATCGGCCGTCACCAAAGAAACGGTCAAAGCGCTCGGACACTCGAAGTAA